Within the Medicago truncatula cultivar Jemalong A17 chromosome 4, MtrunA17r5.0-ANR, whole genome shotgun sequence genome, the region caatcaccaatgatcttttgcctgatatggttattgtcctttgaaggatcaatttcaaatccattccaattGAGAGGGAACATCGTTGCAAgtagagctgtttttcttgtcttgtagcagagacaaacaAAGTAGTGGACGTAGTGGTTGTACAttttgtacaattgtactttgtcaacgctctttaaagaacaagcatccaatgccttcaaatcctttcaaattaGCCTTTGCTTCACTCTTctagtcttctgcaatgcttagacgagattaaatccattgagcagcctttgaagctttaagtcttgcatctcctgatgaacttcaGCTTTTGGTGATCTgctgcttctgaagagatgcttatgatgaacttgcttctgatgacgtcatcacttcaggagcactatACTTTAGGAGAActtctcttcagatgcttcaagcttcctttttgttgattcaattgctctcttttgttcttccagaacctatttaagatgtcaaatttttgtctatggtcctgtatgtaatgtaacactctaatttttatttaattatttttaattgtgtggtgtcatttatttggtttttggtgagttatgtggtgtatatatatatattatatgattattttatttaataataagaataagtggaaaatatgattaattagaatttgggggttatgaaataattagtaAAGTTAGtgggagttaattgctaattaggggAGTTACACTTtgggagttaaggaaagaaaaacagagaaaaacgttttacgtgaaaacagtcaagttttgggagaaaagctagtgcaaggagaggagcttaggaaccattttctgctgtgtttattctgcaattctaaggtaagggtgaggtttaccgcaatcttataggttctgaattctgattttgttttaacaggtttatgtgagaattgggagaagttagattttgttgattaatgggttctgagtgtagGAATCGTTGAATTggggttagaaatgggttctgagtgcataaaacctttcattgcatatctgtaaactaatttggggagtgaattgaggaaaaatgggatttttgggaaaaatctgcattctgcccgtacagaagttcatcgctcgcctcgcgagtagccattgctcgccatagcgagtgaacaacttcatcgctcgtctcgcgagtgagacaactcgccatggcgagtacccttgtgaaaatctggatttttaaaatgttgttataagccgtaattTGGGTAGTActatgtacctagatgattataaggatgactggagcaagttttaggttaaaaagataactagggagcttagaatggttgatttagtgagaaaaatatcatttttcccgagagcaccatattcctgttcgcctcgagttcgcctcgaactcgccatggcgagtacctgatttcctgagctcgccatagcgagcagatgtgctcgcgaggcgagctgcccagtattttgtTGGTTGACTTCTGTTGTTGTTCGGATGgtttatattgttgaattaagCATGACTTGTATGTTGATATGTATATTTTCCTGGATGTCCTGGTTGGTTGTGATGAATAGATGCTGACTGAatgtatgttgtatttaattaaaaatttacttaaatgtTGTAAGTTggatggtgaatcatatatatgtatatgttagattggttggtatgtagatatactcaaggggattagttgcataaaacataacagtgggagagcttcggctctggaacgcttggtcgttcaaagtggtggagtactagttactcaaagtggtgttagtggtgaggacttatgtcctgatgagaatgctttaaccattcgacagcggtgtgggtcacggccctgatttttggtaccacatgcatgggtgtttagaggagtcttagtggagtggtgatgggttgcatatgttgttgagagggttataaattaatattattgatgataagtgaaaatgatgatatttatataatattgttgatgaattatctgataaggtgttagattcaattgatgcattctttacctatattttgttgtgaatctcaccccttctgcttgaaaatggtccccttcctatgggtaacttgcaggtgatcctgagtagttggtggtggctcaaagtgtctaggactctgatacgtgggatgggatttatagtttaatttctacctatgtatcaaattttggaacaaatTAATGTAGTCcatgtttaatgttgaattttcatgttgaggcctagtgccaagattaatgttggataatggagtttaattttgaagaatattccgctgcagtttaatgaagctttttgaaggatgttgttaaatagtttttaatctatttaagaatttatgtttagtagtgtgacatgccgttggtgttgaactctgattttataattataattaaattgattttgggaaacggggtgttacaattggtatcagagcaggttggtccgtccggccaagtagtagagtcgtgttgagccacctaggatagagtgtcaactctaatattgttgtgatattgttgtgttgttgttgttgttgttctgaactgTTGTTCATCatgtagaatcttaagatggctggaaggaacgatgctgctattgctgctgcacttgaggccgtagctcaagctgttcaacagcaaccgcaagctggtaatggggaagtgaggatgctggagacctttttgaggaatcatcccccagcattcaaaggaaggtatgacccAGATGGCGCCCAGtcatggttgaaagaagtggaaaggattttcagagtcatgcagtgctctgaagtgcaacaggtgcggttcgggacgcacgtgttggctgaggaggcagacgactggtgggtaagtttgttaCCAGTGTTGGAACAGAATGGAGCTGTAGTGACCTGGGCAGTGTTCAGAAGGGAATTTCTGAATAGGTATTTCCCGGAAGATGTTCGAGGTAGgaaggagattgaattcctggagttgaagcagggtgatatgtctgttgttgagtatgctgcaaaatttgtggagcttgcaaagttctacccCCATTATGCTccggagacagctgaattctccaagtgcataaagtttgagaatagcttgagggctgacatcaagagagccataggataccaacagattagaattttctctgatttggtgagtcgctgtaggatctacgaggaggacaccaaagctcattataaggtgatgagtgagcgaagaggtaagggacatCAGAATCGTCCTAAACCGTATAGTGCCCCGACTGATAAGGGTAAgcagagacttaatgatgagaggaggccgagtaagagggatgctcctgctgagatagtgtgctttaagtgtggcgagaaaggtcacaagagtaacgtttgtaccaaggatgagaagaagtgtttcagatgtggacagaagggtcacatgctagccgattgcaagcgcggtgatgttgtatgctataattgtaatgaagagggcCACATCAGTACACAGTGCacacagccgaagaaggttagagttggtggaaaagtttttgctttgactggtacacagactgctaatgaggaccgtctcatcagaggtacttgtttctttaatagtactcctttaattgctattatagacactggtgctactcattgtttcattgctttagaaagtGCATATAGGttgggtttgattgtgtctgacatgaaaggagaaatggttgttgaaactccagctaagggttcagtgactacttctcttgtttgcttgaggtgtccaatttctatgtttggtagagattttgaagtgGACTTAGTCTGTTTGCCGTTGacgggaatggatgttatttttgggatgaattggttagagtataaccgagttcatatcaactgttttagtaagacggtacattttTCTTCCGCCGAAGAAGAGAGTGAAGTTGAGTTTTTGAATACGAAGCAaatgaagcagttagaacgggatggaattctgatgtattctctaatggcatatctgtcgttagaaaaccaagTTGTGATTGACAAGCTAgcagtggtgaatgagtttccggaggtgtttcctgatgagattcccgATGTGCCGCCAGAGAGGGAGGTggagttttcaattgaccttgttcccggaacaaagccggtgtcgatggcaccgtaccgtatgtcagcttctgagttagctgaattgaagaaacagttggaagatttacttgataagaagtttgttagacccagtgtttcaccgtggggagcacctgtgttgttggtgaagaaaaaggatggtagtatgaggttgtgcattgactatcgtcaattgaacaaagttacaattaagaatagatatccgcttccgaggattgatgacttgatggaccagctagtgggtgcaaaggtgttcagtaagattgacttgaggtcaggttaccatcaaattaaggtgaaggatgaggatatgcagaagacggcctttaggacacgatacggtcattacgaatacaaagtgatgcctttcggtgttactaacgcgcccggtgtgttcatggagtatatgaatcgaatttttcatgcttttctggataaattcgtggtggtatttattgatgatattctgatttattcgaagactgaagaagagcatgcagaacatctgagaattgtgctgcaagttttgaaagagaagaagttgtatgccaaattgtcgaaatgtgagttttggctaagtgaagtgagtttccttggtcatattatttctggtgatggtatagcggttgatccatcaaaagttgatgcagtatcgcaatgggagactccaaagtcggtgactgaaatcagaagcttcttgggtttggctggttattaccgcagatttatagaaggattttcaaagttagcattgccgttgactcagttaacctgtaagggtaagtcctttgtgtgggatgctcggtgtgagagtagtttcaatgaattaaagaaaagattgacaactgctcctattttgatcttacctaagccggaagagccattcgttgtttactgtgatgcgtctaagctgggtttaggaggtgttttaatgcaagatggcaaggtggtagcgtatgcttctaggcaactgagggtacatgaaaagaattatcccactcacgatttggagttagctgcggtggtttttgttttgaaaatttggaggcactacttgtatggttccagatttgaagtgttcagtgaccacaagagcttgaaatacttgtttgatcagaaggaattgaatatgagacagaggagatggcttgagctgttaaaagattatgattttgggttgaattaccatccgggaaaAGCTAATGTAGTCGCTAATGCATTGAGCAGGAAGACactgcatatgtctgctatgatgataAAAGAATTCGATTTgctggaacagtttagagacatgagtttggtttgtgagtTGTCGTCTCAAAGCGTACAGTTGGGAATGCTAAAGATTAACAGTGATTTTCTgagtagtatccgagaagcacagcaagtggatgtcaagttggttgatctgatggttgctggtaatggcgttgaagatagtgacttcaaggttgatgaacagggtgtgttgagattcagaggtagaatttgtattcctgataatgaagaaatgaaaaagttaatcctagaggaaagtcataagagtagcttaagcattcatccgggagctacgaatatgtatcatgatttgaaaaagctgttttggtggtctgggttgaagcgagatgtcgctcattttgtgtatgcatgtttaacttgccagaagtctaaggttgagcaccagaaacctgcaggattgttgacaccgttggatgtaccagagtggaaatgggatagtatttctatggattttgtgacaagtttaccaaacactccgaggggacatgattcgatttgggttgtggttgataggttgacgaagtcggcacattttattcctatcaacatcagttacccagtagctcagttggctgagatctataTACATAGTGTggtgaagctacatggagttccttcgagtattgtgtcggatagggatccgaggttcacttctaggttctggaagagtttacaggacgctttgggttcgaagttgagactgagttcggcttatcatcctcagacagatggtcagtcggagaggacgatccaatcattggaggacttgttgagagtgtgtgtgcttgaacagggtggagcttgggatagtcacctaccattgatagagttcacctacaacaacaattatcattcgagtataggaatggcacccttcgaagctttgtatggtcgaaggtgcaggactccgttgtgttggtttgaatcaggagaaagtgttgtgttgggaccggatttggttcaggagactacagaaaaagtcaagatgatcagagagaagatgaaagcgtcacagagtcgacagaagagttaccatgacaagcggagaaaggctcttgagtttcaagagggtgatcatgtatttctaagagtgactccgatgacgggtgtaggacgtgctttgaaatcgagaaagttgactccgaagttcattggtccgtatcagatttcagagagaatcggaacggtggcatatagagttggcttgccaccacatctatcaaacttgcatgatgtgtttcacgtgtcacaacttcggaagtatgtagcagatccttcacatgttattccgagagatgatgtgcaggttcgggacaatctcacagttgagaccttgccgttgaggatcgatgatcggaaggtaaaggcattgaggggcaaggagcaactggtgaaagtttgacttgggagctggaaagtaagatgagggactcttttcctgagttgtttgtttgaggtaagatttcgaggacgaaattcagtaatttggggagagttgtaacactctaatttttatttaattatttttaattgtgtggtgtcatttatttggtttttggtgagttatgtggtgtatatatatatattatatgattattttatttaataataagaataagtggaaaatatgattaattagaatttgggggttatgaaataattagtaAAGTTAGtgggagttaattgctaattaggggAGTTACACTTtgggagttaaggaaagaaaaacagagaaaaacgtTTTACATGAAAACagtcaagttttgggagaaaagctagtgcaagggagaggagcttaggaaccattttctgctgtgtttattctgcaattctaaggtaagggtgaggtttaccgcaatcttataggttctgaattctgattttgttttaacaagtttatgtgagaattgggagaagttaggttttgttgattaatgggttctgagtgtagGAATCGTTGAATTggggttagaaatgggttctgagtgcataaaacctttcattgcatatctgtaaactaatttggggagtgaattgaggaaaaatgggatttttgggaaaaatctgcattctgcccgtacagaagttcatcgctcgcctcgcgagtagccattgctcgccatagcgagtgaacaacttcatcgctcgcctcgcgagtgagacaactcgccatggcgagtacccttgtgaaaatctggatttttaaaatgttgttataagccgtaattTGGGTAGTActatgtacctagatgattatAAGGAtgactagagcaagttttaggttaaaaagacaactagggagcttagaatggttgatttagtgagaaaaatatcatttttcccgagagcaccatattccggttcgcctcgagttcgcctcgaactcaccatggcgagtacctgatttcctgagctcgccatagcgagcagatgtgctcgcgaggcgagctgcccagtattttgtTGGTTGACTTCTGTTGTTGTTCGGATGgtttatattgttgaattaagCATGACTTGTATGTTGATATGTATATTTTCCTGGATGTCCTGGTTGGTTGTGATGAATAGATGCTGACTGAatgtatgttgtatttaattaaaaatttacttaaatgtTGTAAGTTggatggtgaatcatatatatgtatatgttagattggttggtatgtagatatactcaaggggattagttgcataaaacataacagtgggagagcttcggctctggaacgcttggtcgttcaaagtggtggagtactagttactcaaagtggtgttagtggtgaggacttatgtcctgatgagaatgctttaaccattcgacagcggtgtgggtcacggccctgatttttggtaccacatgcatgggtgtttagaggagtcttagtggagtggttatgggttgcatatgttgttgagagggttataaattaatattattgatgataagtgaaaatgatgatatttatataatattgttgatgaattatctgatagggtgttagattcaattgatgcattctttacctatattttgttgtgaatctcaccccttctgcttgaaaatgtgcccttcctatgggtaacttgcaggtgatcctgagtagttggtggtggctcaaagtgtctaagactctgatacgtgggatgggatttatagtttaatttctacctatgtatcaaattttggaacaaatTAATGTAGTCcatgtttaatgttgaattttcatgttgaggcctagtgccaagattaatgttggataatggagtttaattttgaagaatattccgctgcagtttaatgaagctttttgaaggatgttgttaaatggtttttaatctatttaagaatttatgtttagtagtgtgacatgccgttggtgttgaactctgattttataattataattaaattgattttggaaaacggggtgttacatgtaacaccctattttccccaacttaaaaatttcaaacatataatcagagtattcatcatataaacggaatgctacacttcaaaaatcataaataagataattaactaattatctttcaacgtaaatcaaattccaaaacattgcagcggataaattcatcatcataaataaagtcttggcacgcaggcctcatcaaaacatgtcataaattcagtcaaacaaattaatcataattcaatacgtaaaggaataagaaatagccacaaaagatctcatccTGTTACGTGTCAGAGCACCTAAAAGgacacagtgagggataaccactcaTGACAGCAACTCCAGCtacttaaacttgatcacctgcaagttactcatacgaagagcaacattttcaagcagaaggggtgagatttcacaaaacaataatattaagcatataattcaacaattatattcaacaacaagaaatcatcataatattcttcatagataataatgtatcatttatcacttcattcatagttcatataaacaatcacaacttcacaacttatcatctttgactcgacaaatgcaactatgcaacttagacctcttatatccatgtggtaccaatctagggcatcaagccctcaacgtagtaagtattaatatacttccagggcatcaagcccccaacataattgagctaaagctccagggcatcaagcccccaacgtggtgagcaaaggctccagggcatcaagcccccaacaatgaatgctaatgcatggacacaacatcttaacaacttagaacaacatcatcttttaagtccaataatttggaacatcatcatcatcaacttagaccgactcatgcagcttagttaaacaacattacagcaacataggcagtatgcaaatcatcatttCAATTATCAACATAATCCATTTAATgtatatataacattataaacaacatcaattcatatGCATCAGTCTTACTGGAACAATGACagcaagataaacaacttagtttctaacctctaagatcaactcacatcaactcgtgcgacaaagatcgcatttaacctaaacaaggcattctgtaacacaagtactcgcgaggcgagagcctctgctcgccatggcgagttcaggttcAGTTCACAAAATTTCATTCTAAAGTCTTCgtaggttcaatctcattctccaatctttcctaatcattattagacatgttcaggcactcaaaagcatctaaggatcaactcaaaagtcaaaagtacGAAATCTGGatagctctctggtcatgctcgctatggcgagttcatctgttcgctatggcgagctgcaacgtgcaactcgcgaggcgagggaaaatggttcacgaggcgagcgatgaacctCATCcttcgcgaggcgaggatcatcgttcgcgagggcgagcgatgaatgttggctcgggcagaagtgcagttttcacgaaaattcactatttctcatggttttaagcttaacattgattccagaattcatcttacacattatctaaggtctaggaacagtttctacatcaatctaacaagtttccaccgtttaatcaataattctacaattttgacctagttttcaaatcctctaaaactcatcctacatcatgttaaacctaaccattgaatcacagacttaatagaattacAAAGTTAGTCtaacccttaccttataactcaaaatcgcagCCACTAGGtcttcttgctcttctcttggctttttctcccttttctccaaaattgatcgtacgttatgttttttctaaactaggtttacctatttatatctcttccatctaacttatcttatttctctttctcccccaaaactctctaaactctctttctcccttttctagactcaattaaataattaaataattcaaagagggcgttacactgtacacttgaacaaatattagcatatccaattgacaatttttaataccttgttaacatcaaaactctcaaagggtaatgttaacacattttgttccaacaaaattgagtaccaaaatatatcgagtacaaaaatatatcatatttagtaccaaaatatatttcagatcaagtactaaaatatattagattgcataacaaaatatttcagattgtgcACCAAAATATTTTGCATTGCATTGCGTTCCAACATAATTTAGCAAAACTTAGGGACTAATTAAGAAAACACTTTCtgataatgattaaattaattatttaatttaacatttccatataatcaaatatacaaatatatatttttctgctAGTGCCTATTTCGTTCCTAATGTGTGATCCTGCATCTAATGCATGACTTCCACTTTTTGCAATTAACACTACACTAATTCTACTTAATGTGGGACAATATTGtgtttagtcttttaactctcaattttcatcaaatatgataaaaaaaacatatttaacacaaTTTTTTGAAGGTAGACTAGAAAAATTAATGATTACTACTCCGGTgcatattataagaaaaaattcattttttgaattcattaaataaatcaggtatctaatttatattaaaaatgttatgaaactattagaataagaagaacaagaacaagattaaagagaagaagagagaataaagagagaagaaagaggattatattattctcttgtgatgtataattaggttacatatgagctctatttatagagaaatacaatgacTTGGGGAGCAAGCACAATATGACCCAATAAGCTAACAATATGATCCAATAACCCAATTGCTATATGGACATCCACTTGTAATATTCATAacaaaaaactatttatattatttattaaatcaacCTAAAAATTGAGATCTCTCTTGTAGTAGAGATGGGACGTAGTACTGGCCGAAAATGGAAGTGGATAAAAGTGTTTTGGTCTGTAGCTAATTCTACAAATTTTGGTCTTATACGCATCATTTCGACGATTGAAACGAGAACAAATTTCAccattttcctttttcattttttccatcttTACAAAATTCCCCGATTCAAAGGAAGAACACAAGTTAAGTCTTTTTCCTTGACACGCCATCTATCCTCAATAAGGTTAGTTAATTTTTGTCTTAATGCTTTATTAAATCCTGCAGCTTACAgctaacaattgaaaaaaagaatcatgtattgtttaattagatttttatttatatgcattGCATGCATGCTATAACAAGATCAGTCCTATAAATACCTTGCCCAACAACGAACAAGAAATCACAAAACCACTACATCCTCTTATACTTATTCATAGCCTTTGAGTTTaagcaaacaaaacaaccatgTCAACTAGATCCCTCACCATATTCATTCTAGCTCATGTGTGGCTTTTGATGGCAACAAAATCAATAGCCCAGTTTGTCATCGACACAAGTGGCGAACCCGTTGAGGACGACGAGGAATACTTCATCAGGCCTGCTATCACAGGCAATGGAGGAGGTTTCACTTTGATCACCGGAAATGGGCCATGCCCTTTGAATGTTGGTCTTGACAACACTGAAGGGACACTTGGAGTGGCTGTGAAGTTCACTCCTTTTGCTCCTCATCATGATGATGACAATGTTGGGCTTAACAGAGACTTGAGAGTTACATTCCTAACATCCACAAGTTGTGGGCAGTCAACAGACTGGAGATTAGGTGAGAAAGATGCTACAAGTGGAAGGAGGTTGATTGTCACCGGAAGAGATAATGCTGAAGGTAACTTTTTTAGGATTGTGCAGACCCAAACTGGAGGTAACTATAACATTCAATGGTGTCCTAAAGAGGTGTGCCCTAGTTGTAATATTCAATGTGGGACTGTTGGTGTTATTCGTGAGAATGGCAAGATTTTGTTGGCCCTCGACGGTGGTGCCCTTCCAGTCGTGTTCCAGAAAGAATGACCTATTATTGGGATGGTGAAGCTTGTTTTTCAATGTAATAATGTTTCCTTGTTGCTTGCCTTTAATTATAAACCTAATGTTAATAAATAAACGTGGAGCTATTGTTCCTTTCAATTGAACCTAAGAGAGAGAATGAGAcatgtattttgtttgattgatattcaaatatatataataaagctCCGAATGTTTATGTATCTTCTTTGTTTACCACAGGTTTGTTCAtttgttcatttatttatatcttaTTTAAGTTTGTATCTTAGAAATCTTAAAGATTATGTTCATTTGTTCAGTTTACAACACCATTATTAAATCAAGTGTAAGAACCAAATTTACTTGTTTACCGTTGTAAACGTTTAGAAATTCTCTCGCTTGCGTGCTTGAGAAGATAAGTCTCTTGGTGAAACTTTGGGCAACTAGAAAGTCTCTTGGAGTTGTCCTCAAGCAAGGAAGTCTTTAGGAGTTGCCCTGGAGCAAAGAGAAGTCTCTTAGAGTTGTCCTAGAGCAAGAAGTCTCTAGGTAGTGTCCTTGAGCAGGAAGTGTCTTGcaattgtgcttgagcattaagAAGTCTATTGGAAGAGTCCTTGAGCAATTTGTAATCCAAAGTGATTATAGTGAAAccccttggaagtgcaaggggattGGACTACTCCTTTATTGTGGGAGGAACcaatataaaattgttttgtgTTTGCTTTGTCTCTCTGTCTCTTTATCTTTGTGTTATGTATTTAATCCGCTGCATTCAAACCATGAGTCAAAATCTACATATTTCAGATTCTGATCAAGTTTTAACACAgaaaaagaaattgcaaaaaGCAGATTTGGGTGACTTCTACTTGATTATGTAGTTTGCAGCTATGCAATCATTTGGCCATTTGGTAGTGTGGCTCTGACTA harbors:
- the LOC120580278 gene encoding kunitz type trypsin inhibitor 104-like, which gives rise to MSTRSLTIFILAHVWLLMATKSIAQFVIDTSGEPVEDDEEYFIRPAITGNGGGFTLITGNGPCPLNVGLDNTEGTLGVAVKFTPFAPHHDDDNVGLNRDLRVTFLTSTSCGQSTDWRLGEKDATSGRRLIVTGRDNAEGNFFRIVQTQTGGNYNIQWCPKEVCPSCNIQCGTVGVIRENGKILLALDGGALPVVFQKE